TTAATAATCAAATAAATTTATTGTCTGCAAGACCATGTAGTTCTGGCGGCGGCTATTATCTTTCAAAAGAAGTTAAAGGTGTTTATGGACCTATAACCGAACAAGATTCAACAAATAAAATTATCAAATGTTCAGAAGAGACTATTGAAGAAATACCTCTAATAATTATGTCTCATGCTGGTCCTTCGGGTTTAGGTTCAGAACCTAAAAGCATTTGTGGGAAAGACTGGAAATTACCATCTTTAGATTGGGGAGATAGAGATTTGTCTGCTGCTATTTCTCAAATACAAAAAAGAAGAAAAGTTGATCTTGTAATTTTTGGTCATATGCACAACCGGCTTAAAAGAAATCTTGGTTTAAGAGAGATGTTTAAAATTGATAGCAAAGGAACAATTTATTTCAACACTGCTGTAGTACCAAGATATAAAACTGATGAAGATGGGAAATTGCTAATTAACTTTTCATGGATTGAGTTTGAAAATAAGGAATTAAGGCATGTTTCTCATCGATGGTATTCAGAGTCTGGTGAAATTCGTGAAGAAGATAAATTTTTTTAGGATTAAATAACTCTGATCATATTTTAAGTATTATTGGGCTTTTCATATCTTGAAAATAATGTTTGAGACAAGATATAACCCGCAATTCCTGCGGCTGTAAAAGCTAAACCATTTTTAAATAAAGGTAATAAATCATTTGTTCTGGATATTATCGGTGCCAAACCAAAAATTCCAAATAACATTCCCCATAAAGGAGAAAGAAGAGCTAAAAATCCAATTGAAATGACTTGACCTTCTTTTCTTGGGGCAGATGCGAAACCTGCTACTAAACCTCCAAGAATAGATGTACATAAAGTCCATACATATTGCTCTTTGGGTAGGCCAGGGACAACTTGGCATCCTCCTCTCTCGAGACAAATCTTTACTGAATCAATTGCATCTAATACTGCACCATCCTCACCGTGATCTTTAACATAGTATTGGTTGCCAAATCTTGTTTGAAGTTCAACCCAAAATAACCTTGGCATAAA
This region of Prochlorococcus sp. MIT 0604 genomic DNA includes:
- a CDS encoding TIGR04168 family protein, translating into MKVLSIIKPNIVLFVGDISDGSVKIIKKINEIKIPTFVILGNHDRGKDSTGETLSKQIRVLGKKYCAWDLKVFNNQINLLSARPCSSGGGYYLSKEVKGVYGPITEQDSTNKIIKCSEETIEEIPLIIMSHAGPSGLGSEPKSICGKDWKLPSLDWGDRDLSAAISQIQKRRKVDLVIFGHMHNRLKRNLGLREMFKIDSKGTIYFNTAVVPRYKTDEDGKLLINFSWIEFENKELRHVSHRWYSESGEIREEDKFF
- a CDS encoding methanol dehydrogenase, translating into MPSKINYLLGIFLSILVLISHKPVFAINNPNLLPEEKTPVIDLAKTLSPNQKKSLEENLNNLETESGWKIKYLSQFESSPGSAIKDYWDLDETSLLIVADPRGGNLLNFNVGEAYFNFMPRLFWVELQTRFGNQYYVKDHGEDGAVLDAIDSVKICLERGGCQVVPGLPKEQYVWTLCTSILGGLVAGFASAPRKEGQVISIGFLALLSPLWGMLFGIFGLAPIISRTNDLLPLFKNGLAFTAAGIAGYILSQTLFSRYEKPNNT